AAACTAATCTTTTAAACAATCTTGAAACTTTTCCAGAAGCAAGAACATCGCTAACCAAATCTAAATAAACCAATTCTTGATTTTTCCATTCGGGAATATTCCATGTTTTGTAAATTCTTGCCTGTGGAACTCTGTCTTGTGCAATTTGTCTTTTTGTTCCTTCCATTTTAGCTACCCAAGCCTCATGTTTTTTAATTGGTGGACCGGAAGGAATATCACCAAAATATTTTTCAACTTTTGCTTTTGCATCTGCTGCTGTTATATCTCCGGCAACTACTAAAACTGCGTTTGCAGCACAGTAATAAGTTTTAAACCATTCGTGAACATCTTCTAAACTTGCGGCATCCAAATCTTCCATTGAGCCGATTACAGTCCAAGAATATGGATGACCTTTGGGAAATGTATTATGTTGGATCATTTCAAAAGCAATTGCGTAAGGCTGATTTTCACCTTGGCGTTTTTCATTTTGAACAACACCGCGCTGTTCATCAAGTTTAGCTTGAGTAACGGCTCCAAGTAAATGTCCCATTCTGTCGGATTCCATCCAAAGCGCTAAATCAACTGCGGAAGTTGGAACATTTTGAAAATAATTTGTGCGGTCTTCGTTTGTGGTTCCATTTAAATCTGTTGCCCCAACTCTTTCCAAAGCTTGAAAATAATCGTCATCAAAATTTTCACTTCCGTTAAACATCAAGTGTTCAAATAAATGTGCAAAACCGGTTTTCTCGTCTTTTTCATTTTTTGATCCGACATGATACCAAACATTTACAGCAACAATTGGAGCTTTATGATCTTCGTGAACAATTAGTGTTAAACCATTATCCAACACAAATTTTTCGTATTTGATGTCAATATCTTCAACTTTTTGGGCAAAAATTGCCAATGAAAAAAACATCAAGAAAAACCCAACTGATTTTAATTTCTTCATATTTCCTCTTTTTTTAGTTTCGTGAATTACTAAAATTTAATAATAATTTAATTTTATTGATATGTAATAATTTGACGGAATGATTTAGCTAAAGTTTCATGCAAAAATTTTTCAATAATATAGAATTAGAAAAATTATTGGGATTAAAATTCCAAGTAATGCAAACCATTTTCCTCGTCCGGAAAATCCCAATTTACCTTTAATCATTAACAAACCGGTTACGGCGAGAAAAATTAATGCAATTGCAAAAAGATCTGCAATCCAAGTCCATAATTTTTTTGGATGATTTAAATGAAGAAAATTTGTCTCGCGAATTATTGTTCGGCTTTCCACTTTTTCTAAAACTGCAATTTTTGTTCTGATATTTGCGGAAAGAGTTTTATTCTGATAAAAAATATCAATTGAATTTGGGCTTGAGCGAAATGAACTTTTTATGCTGTCTTTTATCGAAAAATATTCGGTTAAATTTTTTGTAAGTTTTTCTGTAGAAAATGTTGAATCAATTTTTGAAGAAATTACCAATGTATCTTTTGAAATACTGTAATTCGGATTCCAATCACTAACATGATTAACTGCTATTCCGGAAATTGAATAAATTATTATTAAACCAAATGCAACGTAACCAATATCTCTGTGTAAACTACGGATAAGTTTTCGGATTTTCATCAAATAAACTTGAATATTTCAGAATTTTGATGAAAAAGATAATCAATTTAGCTCGAATTTTTCCTTAAAATTTTACAATAAAATTTTAAAAATATCCCAGAAAAATAATACAAATAAAATTTACACAATTAAATCAAAGTGTAATTAACTTTATTTGCATCAAGTTTTTCCGAAATTTGAAAATCCATTTTTGCTCCTTCAATATCACCCAAATTCATTTTTATGCTTGCTCTGTTAAAATAAGATACAAAATTCTTTGGATCGGTTTCAATTGCCTTGTTAAAATATTGAAGTGCCTCAATGTAATTTCCCAAATCGGCTTTTTCAACGCCATCAACATTAAATTCGAGAAACTCAGTTTTCGAAATGTTTTTATTGGATCTTTTTTTCATGTTTTCTCCTTTTAATTTTTTAGATAAAAAGAGCAAAACCGGTATCAATATAGGAATGAAACAATATTAAATGTGATTGTATATTAGTAAAATATTACAATCTTTTCAAGAGAAATATTAGAACTTTTTTATAATTGTTCTAATTATAACAAGTTATAAAATGGAACACTGTAGCTTTTGATTATTTGATAGTGAAAAAAAATGAGACCCTGGATGAATAAAAAATCCCAAATGAAATTTGGGATTTTAAATTTTGAAAATCAGTAGGGATATGGAGAAATTTATTTAATAACTGCACCTAATCCTTTGATTTGGTATACTTTTTTTGTGGTTTTTTCATGTTCACATTTGTGATTTTCATCTTTCTTTTTTTCATCGGCACAATCTCCGCCGCATCCTTCACCTTCAACAACAATTGAGTAAACTTCACCTTCCACTAACGCTTTTTTTCCCTTTGCTTCCATTGGAAAAACAATTTCGCCGTCGTTAACTTTTACGCGCATCGTTTCAAATTCTTTATCACTACTCAAATTTATCCAGCAACCCCTTTTCTCACAAACTTCAACAACATTTCCTTCAACTAAAACTTTTTTACCAATAAAACTTTCTGGATTTTCCATAATTTTTGAAATTGGAGTTTTATCATTTAACGATATTTCCTTTCCATATTTTTTTGCATCATCCGCATTAATTGTTAAAGTTGATAGAACAAAAACCGTAATCAATACAATAATTTTCTTCATTTTTACATTCCCGTTAATTTTGAAAAATTTATTATGTAACTTAGTTTTGGCAAAAGTAAAATTCAAGGTTATTATGCGATTTTTTAAAAGTTCATTGCAAATATTTTTTTCTACAATTTTATTTTTCGGCGGATGTAAATCACTTGAAACACCAAATTCCGAAAACTTTTTTCATCAAAAGTTAAAAGCAAATAAATTAAAATTTGGAGATACAATTGGACTAATTTCTCCGGCAAGTTATATAAATGATAAGCAGTTGAACGAAGCAATTTATAATTTGGAAAATCTTGGATTTAAAATAAAATACAATCCAGCGATAAAAGATAAATATGGATATTTAGCCGGAAGCGATTCAACTCGCGCGAAAGATTTTAATAAAATGATTTTAGATAAAGAAGTTAAAGCAATTGTTGCTGTTCGCGGAGGTTACGGTTGCGCAAGAATGTTGCAATTTATTAATTATGAAGCGATTAAAAAAAATCCTAAAATAATTGTTGGCTACAGCGATATTACTTCTTTACTTTATGCAATTTATAAAAAAACCGGATTAGTTTGTTTTCACGGACCGGTTGGAACTTCCACTTTTAATGACTATTCATTGGATCATTTAAAAAATATTTTGCTTGAACCAAAAGAAAATTATAAAATGAAAAATTCTTATTCCGATGAAAATCAAATCGAAATTATAAATAATGGAATTTGCGAAGGAGAATTAGTTGGCGGAAATTTATCAATTGTAGTTTCAATGATTGGAACCGAATATGATATTGACACAAAAGGTAAAATTATTTTTTTGGAAGAAATTGGCGAAGAACCATACAGAATTGATAGAATGTTAACTCAAATGAAACAAAGTGGGAAATTTAAAAATTGCGCGGGAATTGCTCTGGGAGTTTTTAAAAATTGTGATGTAAAAAAAGAAGATCCCGAATTTGAAAATTCGTTATCGCTTCAACAAGTTTTTAAAGATGTTTTAGGCGATTTGAAAATTCCCATTATTTATGGTTTATCTTTTGGTCACATCGAGAATAAATTTACTTTACCTTTTGGAGTAAAAGCCAGTTTAAATACTTTCGATAAAAGTTTAACATTGTTAGAAAAATCAGTCGAGTAAAATTTGTTTGCAGAAGTAGTTTTTCCTTTGCCATTCAGAAATTCATTCACTTATTCAATTCCAGAAGAATTTGATGAAAATATTCAAATTGGAGTAAGAATAGTTGCGCCTTTTGGAAAAAGGACTTTAACCGGTTTTGTAGTTAAAATAAAATCTGCTTCCGATGTAAAAGAAAAAATAAAACCAATTAAAGATGTTTTGGATAATCAACCGATCTTCAGTGAAAATTCTTTGAAATTTTATGAGTGGATTTCCGAGTATTATTTGTGTTCGCTTGGTGAAGCGCTAAAAAACTCAGTTCCATATGGATTAGAAGTTGAATCGAAAAAAACAATTATTTCTGATAGGGAATTTTGTGAAGAATTGTTTACAAAAGAAAAAAATCAAAAAAGTACAAAATCCATTTTATTGCAGATACTTTCTGAAAAAGAAATTACCAAAATCGGATATCTTCAAAAGGAATTAAAGAAAAAAAATATTTATTCACTACTCAAAACTTTGGAGAAAAACGGAGCAGTTACAATTTTAGATGAAATTGAAGGATCTAAGGTAAAAATTAAAAAAGTGAAATTTGTA
The nucleotide sequence above comes from Ignavibacteriota bacterium. Encoded proteins:
- a CDS encoding PepSY-associated TM helix domain-containing protein, with the translated sequence MKIRKLIRSLHRDIGYVAFGLIIIYSISGIAVNHVSDWNPNYSISKDTLVISSKIDSTFSTEKLTKNLTEYFSIKDSIKSSFRSSPNSIDIFYQNKTLSANIRTKIAVLEKVESRTIIRETNFLHLNHPKKLWTWIADLFAIALIFLAVTGLLMIKGKLGFSGRGKWFALLGILIPIIFLILYY
- a CDS encoding tetratricopeptide repeat protein, producing the protein MKKRSNKNISKTEFLEFNVDGVEKADLGNYIEALQYFNKAIETDPKNFVSYFNRASIKMNLGDIEGAKMDFQISEKLDANKVNYTLI
- a CDS encoding DUF4920 domain-containing protein, with the translated sequence MKKIIVLITVFVLSTLTINADDAKKYGKEISLNDKTPISKIMENPESFIGKKVLVEGNVVEVCEKRGCWINLSSDKEFETMRVKVNDGEIVFPMEAKGKKALVEGEVYSIVVEGEGCGGDCADEKKKDENHKCEHEKTTKKVYQIKGLGAVIK
- a CDS encoding LD-carboxypeptidase, with product MRFFKSSLQIFFSTILFFGGCKSLETPNSENFFHQKLKANKLKFGDTIGLISPASYINDKQLNEAIYNLENLGFKIKYNPAIKDKYGYLAGSDSTRAKDFNKMILDKEVKAIVAVRGGYGCARMLQFINYEAIKKNPKIIVGYSDITSLLYAIYKKTGLVCFHGPVGTSTFNDYSLDHLKNILLEPKENYKMKNSYSDENQIEIINNGICEGELVGGNLSIVVSMIGTEYDIDTKGKIIFLEEIGEEPYRIDRMLTQMKQSGKFKNCAGIALGVFKNCDVKKEDPEFENSLSLQQVFKDVLGDLKIPIIYGLSFGHIENKFTLPFGVKASLNTFDKSLTLLEKSVE